In the Leptolyngbya sp. SIO1E4 genome, one interval contains:
- a CDS encoding tetratricopeptide repeat protein — protein MKTCWTALLEPRWLAAACLASWGWLGMPLSVMQPAAQAQTSQMCVDEIGFHLQGVVVERANRGREALQAGDAQQAAQYLTSALDFLDTIEIERVRVQLLESFIISNSIDAGWLVTDVDRLIEMGETDAVRMVLAPARVATERLSGGYSFLKTTLLTTIAADYGAIGDHAIARELLDQARGAEANVQGAEFKAKALTAIAQGYVAAGDLEMAADVATLALQLAESVTYPNPVRRTWVMEPIASVYVEAGEIEQALQLTTSLEPYYRDSVTGRVALAMARAGQWRQATDLLATLSLREPKIQTLIALGIQQTQAGDAAQGQRLFEQAIATITAEEFLPVDVASTLIQADFPEIALEALIALPDGAFLKVPGLIELARHYGELGEPERVGDVLQQALSATVAIEEDYRRNDLLQQLFEQMIETEAYPLAIATIESLPETSGRFDQMTAYEKVASAAAQSGQLEVAVNAAEAIDPSFISVRNQAWGAIARAYATAGDFDAALAVAQKIDRRDSPDYAQALASIGVQYHKAGLLEASTATMTEALKAATALETPTVRVRALNDLALTYAKAGQTDAAIAVFEQVLERAIAVPPASSTPSPLQAVANSWIEIGESEFALRAIQAITDEQRQEASLQTLVDYFIAEGQYAQALENIDAYHVPANQAHQRLRVAELYFQAGQTASALPVLARAFEAAQAVPGEESQVIQVREDLVADELLDRGSLYEEIAIAYGKMGAFEQGMAVAQSLQGSEMRDRVMERLRCYRDL, from the coding sequence ATGAAGACTTGCTGGACAGCGTTGCTAGAACCCCGTTGGCTTGCGGCTGCTTGTTTAGCCAGCTGGGGCTGGCTTGGCATGCCGCTATCGGTAATGCAGCCTGCAGCCCAGGCGCAAACATCGCAAATGTGCGTTGATGAAATTGGCTTTCACCTGCAAGGGGTTGTTGTCGAACGGGCAAATCGGGGACGAGAAGCCCTGCAAGCAGGAGACGCGCAGCAGGCTGCCCAATACCTGACAAGTGCTCTGGATTTTCTAGACACGATTGAGATTGAGCGGGTGCGGGTGCAACTGCTTGAATCGTTCATTATCTCTAACAGTATTGATGCGGGCTGGTTAGTCACAGATGTCGATCGCCTCATTGAAATGGGGGAAACAGATGCCGTGCGAATGGTTTTGGCTCCGGCTCGGGTCGCTACTGAACGGTTATCAGGGGGGTACAGCTTCTTAAAAACGACCCTTCTGACTACAATCGCGGCAGATTATGGGGCGATCGGAGATCACGCCATTGCCCGTGAATTGCTCGATCAGGCGCGAGGGGCTGAAGCCAATGTCCAGGGGGCTGAGTTTAAGGCCAAAGCGCTGACGGCAATTGCCCAGGGATATGTCGCTGCAGGCGATCTGGAGATGGCGGCGGACGTGGCAACCCTGGCGCTGCAGCTAGCCGAATCGGTGACCTATCCGAACCCTGTCAGGCGAACTTGGGTGATGGAACCCATTGCCTCGGTCTATGTAGAAGCTGGGGAAATTGAGCAGGCGCTTCAGCTCACGACCTCCCTTGAGCCTTACTATCGAGATAGTGTGACGGGTCGCGTGGCCTTGGCAATGGCCCGCGCTGGGCAGTGGAGGCAAGCCACAGACTTGCTCGCCACCCTGAGCCTGCGTGAACCCAAAATCCAAACTTTGATTGCACTGGGGATACAGCAGACGCAGGCGGGAGATGCGGCGCAAGGGCAGCGCTTGTTTGAGCAGGCGATCGCAACCATTACGGCTGAAGAATTCTTGCCCGTGGATGTCGCGTCAACGCTCATTCAGGCAGACTTTCCTGAAATTGCCCTGGAGGCGCTGATAGCCTTGCCAGATGGGGCCTTTTTAAAGGTGCCTGGATTGATAGAACTGGCCCGCCACTATGGGGAATTAGGGGAGCCTGAGAGGGTGGGTGATGTGCTGCAGCAAGCACTGAGCGCCACCGTTGCGATTGAAGAGGACTACCGTCGCAATGATCTGTTGCAGCAACTGTTTGAGCAGATGATTGAGACGGAAGCCTACCCCTTAGCGATTGCGACTATTGAATCCCTGCCAGAGACATCAGGGCGGTTTGATCAGATGACCGCTTATGAAAAAGTGGCCAGTGCTGCGGCTCAGTCTGGGCAGCTTGAGGTGGCTGTTAACGCCGCTGAGGCGATCGACCCCAGCTTTATCAGTGTGAGAAATCAGGCTTGGGGTGCGATCGCCCGCGCCTATGCCACTGCAGGTGATTTTGATGCTGCCCTGGCTGTGGCGCAAAAAATCGATCGGCGAGATTCGCCCGATTACGCTCAAGCGTTGGCCTCAATTGGGGTTCAGTATCACAAGGCTGGCCTGCTAGAGGCGTCGACTGCAACGATGACGGAGGCATTGAAAGCAGCGACCGCCTTAGAAACCCCAACCGTCAGGGTCAGAGCCCTGAACGATCTGGCTTTAACCTATGCCAAAGCCGGTCAGACTGACGCTGCGATCGCAGTGTTTGAGCAAGTCTTAGAAAGGGCGATCGCGGTTCCCCCTGCATCGTCGACCCCTTCTCCCCTGCAAGCGGTGGCCAATAGCTGGATCGAAATTGGCGAGTCTGAGTTTGCCCTGCGAGCAATTCAGGCGATTACCGACGAACAGCGCCAAGAGGCGTCGCTGCAGACCCTGGTCGATTACTTCATTGCAGAGGGGCAATATGCCCAGGCTTTAGAGAACATCGACGCCTATCATGTCCCTGCAAACCAAGCCCATCAGCGATTGCGAGTGGCTGAACTCTACTTTCAAGCTGGGCAAACGGCTTCGGCCTTGCCAGTGCTAGCCCGCGCTTTCGAGGCGGCTCAAGCGGTTCCTGGCGAAGAATCCCAGGTCATTCAGGTGCGAGAAGATCTGGTGGCTGATGAGCTTCTGGATCGCGGCAGCCTCTATGAGGAAATTGCCATTGCCTATGGAAAGATGGGGGCTTTTGAGCAGGGGATGGCTGTGGCGCAATCTCTGCAAGGGTCTGAGATGCGCGATCGGGTGATGGAACGATTGCGCTGTTATCGTGATTTGTAG